A region of the Melanotaenia boesemani isolate fMelBoe1 chromosome 6, fMelBoe1.pri, whole genome shotgun sequence genome:
AGAGATGAGAAAAGTGTAAGGAGGTTAGAGAAgtaatttaaaaagtccttgttATGTTTTGGAGGACAGTAGATGGTAGTAACAATTGTAGGAGAGGGTCCAGGCAGCAGTGAGGCAGAGTACTCGAAGGAGGAGAACACGGGAGCAGCAGGGACAGGCATGACTTTCCAACTCTCACGGTGTAACATCGCGAGACCTCCGCCCCTGCCACACACGCAGGGCAGGCAGGTGTAATACACTGAAGGTTTGAAATCTGCCATTTTCTGTCCAGTTTAATATTACACCGACTAATTCAGATGTCTCAATGTTGTTCaaaattcaagattcaagatcgTGAATGTCTCATAATTGTTGTAGGCATTTTGCCATTTCTGGCTATCTATGGATTTTCCATTGCATATAGTGTTGGTCCTTTATTGCTCTTTAAtgaggttttcctttttttccaatgtaaagaggaaaaacacactCAATTAAAGCACCACCTGTCTCCCTCAGGGCAAGGCCAGCCAACCCAAACGTTCAACATAGAACATCTGCAAAAAGAATCTTGACTACATGCTGGGTGGGACTATACACCTTATCTGCATATGGTATGAgagactgatgaaatgagaagcCAGTAAACACCAGGAGAAGCTGGTGTGTTTTCCTCTGATTGCTAAGTTACAAGACATGACAGATTCTCCTTTTGACTACAGTGGCATGAAATCATATTCTGGGATACTTTATATCTAAATatgttaacataaataaatttagtttatcTGGAGATATTGCAATGTCCAGTCAGAATTACCAGAGTGAACATGGGTCTGCTGTATCCATTTTTCGGATGGGGGTTGCTTTACAAATTTTATCTCAGCTGGTTTTAccactaatttattttatttgaatgctGTTCTAACCATTTATCTTTGAGGTAAAGTGAACAATAGCTGGCATGTCTGTCAATGgctagtttaatttttttcctgtgttttctactttattaatcccagctgggaaattctttctctgcatttaacccatcctagttgctaggtGCAGTGGGCTGCAAGATTCCAGCACCCGGGAAGCAGTTgagggttaagggccttgctcaggggcccacagaagtttaccttagttgccagcccggggacttgaacccaggttctccagaacAAAGCCCACCTCTGTTACCACTaggctaataataataataataataaaaataataataataacaataataataataataataatatcagcTAGAGAATCTCAGCTAGTGCTCATCTTAAGTTTGCAGCTTGTAACTCACCAGCCATCACTCCTCTATCACTAATTTATTAAACAGTGAACtcatgtgatgctgctgctgattttaaaatattcttttaaattttcagACACTAGCTGCCTCCTCCTCATCTGTCTTCTCCCGTTCATCTTTTTATTCAAAGTTCATTTCACCACCACGTTTTTCTGCTTCTAATTAATCTACAGTCATAATTAGTGTAAGCTGACGAGCACAAATGATTTTGTCTGTGTACTGGTGTCAGTGTGAGGCAGACAAATCAGCCACATCGATGTAGCgcaccttgattttttttaagcctgGTCTTGAAGCAGGCCAGTCAGGCCACTTTTGGGTCCTGGGCTGCTTCTCTTGAGGACCAGTCCGGGCCTGGCAGACACTTGCCATATTTATTGATCACCCTCACAGAACAAGGAATAACATGCATATGTTTTGGCATGCCATTTTGGCAGCAAAATCTTTTAAAGGTccaaattttcactttttttgtttttatttaaccagaaaaaaaatcccattgaGATTAAGAACCTCTTTTACCAGTAAGCCaaagagcgagagagagagagagagagagcagcaaATACAAAACACAGTTGCATAAGTACTCTAAATATAAATACCTGTGACTCAGGGAATTGATAACTGTGAAACTTGAATTGGCTCTTTGGGGATTACTTCAATATCTACGCTGTGAATCCAAAGATAGATGTAATCACTGTAAGGCTCTCTGAGGCAAACTTTGTAATTATTGGGCTTAATACATGAAACTGACCAAAAGCTAATCCAAATAAAATTGAAACTTACAAGAAAAACactatgtttcctttttttttatttttatttatcaaacacCAGGCCTGTAAACTACATACAACATTTTAGCCAAGtctagaaagaaaaacaaattccaTTGTATGAAGGGAATATAGGAAAATTCAACGTGTctgtgtgcaaaaaaaaaaaaaaagaaagaaactgtcAGGATCAGATGGAAAAACTACAATCAGAGTCATTTTGAATGATCGGAAAATTGCCTGAGCAGGTTGACATGCCAGATGTAGCTAATGAGTGGTGGTGCTTAGGCACTTCAGATAAAAGGTTAGATCCACTAAATCATTTCAGAGTGTGGGGTGTGTGCACAGTGCTACCTCATTGGCTCTCACATCCTGTTTATTCActtgctttactcattcttcTTTCATCTCATCACTCAACTCCTCATATTGCACTTATGTCTATTCTCCACCTTCAACATTCTCAATCCATTCATCAAGTAAAACCAGACGAGTTCACCACAAAGTGTCTTGTGGATTCCACTGAAGGCCATCTCATATTCATTagcattaaatatttatttttaatgtttagaCTGAAACCAGGATGCCTCCATGTTATAAACTTAggatgttttaaatttaatggtATTTTATCCCCATTGGATTCAGCTGAATGGAGCAGAAACTGGTGACAGACGtaacatgaacatttaatgCAGAGTGTCAAGTCGAGGGCATTTTTACAATGTATCTGCATGGCAACAAAATGTGTCATATGTAGGACTGGAGTGTCTTCTTTGTGATGTATTAGACAAATACAGCATCTACTGTTaaccaaaaacatttcagttttagtATTTCCTGTTTGCGCTTAAACTATATAACACAATATTTGAAGTGTACATGGACCCCTAACTAAATGCATCCAACCCAATGTCATGACAGAATGTGAAATGGCCATACTGGTCCACAGTGCAAAACAGTTCACAATAAAGACctataaattgtattttaaatgttacaGTAGTGTGGTCACAAATGTTTGTGGAGAGTAAGAAAGTAAAGGATGATGAAAGGCACTATTTCCACAAAATGTGTGGCACTCTGAGCACCATCATGTCAGAGATGGCATCGAATTAAATACGTAAGATTAAAATGAGTTCAAGATTCATTCTGCATGAAGTTTTACACTTTTCCCCTCTGACACATCATTCCCAATATTTTTACTGCACTCCTACTGGCAGATGGGTAGGATTAGGTGGTAAGTCACCACACAATCACAGTGCCAACACATAGAGAAATGAGACAAACAACTACTCACCCCTAGGATCAATGTAGAACCACCAATTAAGCTAATGtgcatgtttagtttttttcatactgtcagaggaagccagagtattctgagagaacccacacatgtcGACACACAGGctgagaacatgcaaactccacacagaccAGCCCCAGCTGTGGTTTAAAGCAAGGACCTTCTGCCTGTGAGCTAACAGTACTAACCACAAAATTACTGTGCAGTctgagttaaataaaaaaggaattaacttaaattaaatcaacatgCATTCATGCATCTTAATTCCTTTTGTTTCTCATGGACACACCCCAACAGGACACAACCACCTAACAAATTAGAACCAAGGATTGTGACACTACTGCACTTTGGACCAATGGACAAAAACAACTATCACACATTTCCTGGTGAGATTGGGCTGAAAAATGATAATTGGGTCAACGTGGAACTTCCAGTGCATCATGTATGTACATGTGTCCAAAGATTTTACATCAAACTCCTCCTCTGCCACAGAGCTCCTATACATATCTACTACAGGTGCACACACATAAGAATGGAACAAAAGAGTTACATTAAAACACAGATGTGGTCCTTAGAGATGGTGCTGGTACATAAACGATAATGAAGATATATGACAGAAAAATACAGTGTGGAAACAGATGTGTGGATAATGGAGGGAGCTGGAGGGCATTTcatgacattaaaaacagtagATATCACAGGaaacatgtttagtttagaATACAGACACTATTGCAAAAGTATAAATTAATTTGGCCACAGTGGAAGATCTGTTCCAAACATAGAAAAGAAATGCTTCGGTATAAGAACAGACTCGAAGCATCTGATGCATTCACCTTTTGGCCCACCAGATGGAGACACAAACCATTATGCAGTTTTTCCTTAAAAACACTGATGTGCTCTTATATTTCTGTGTGATATATTGGCATATCTAGAGAAGAACACACTTAGAGGTCTTTTTCTCTGTACTGCTGGTGATTTTCACCTCTCGGCTTGTCTGGGCCTGTAAAACAAGGACAAaaggacaaagaaaataaaactacaaacatGCATTTACTATCTTCTGTTCAAATAGCAGCAATTGTTTTACATTAGAAATATTTGGTAAAACTATTCTGCTGCGACGTACCGGCTTCTTGCTGGATTTATACAGTATGTCTCGTGCCAAAGCCAGAAAAGACTGTCAGACAAGGAAGGAGAGAAGCAGAGTTACACAACTCTttaacacaacaaacacaagaaatCAAGCTTAAAGTTCAGTGAGGTAGAAAGTCACAGTGGTTTTACCACAACTCACCTCTTCCACATTAATGCTGGACTTTGCACTGGTCTCAAAGAATCTGATACCATGATCTTTTGCCAGCTGTCAACAACAGACGCAGCAGTGGTTAAACTAGGTCAGGATAATAATCGTTTCCTGGTTCTTATCTAAAGTAAATATGAAGCTGGCACATCAGAAACCTTCTCAGCCCCTTCCACAAATGACTCAAACTTCAAATTTATCAAACTCAAATTGCGTCTTACAATGAAACCTTTAACTTAATTACTGCTGTTCAAGAAGAATTTCTGCTTCAAAACTACACTTGACAACATCTCACCTTTTCTCCTGTCTCTTTGGAAACTTTCCGCTTTGTCTCAATGTCACACTTATTGCCGAGCAGCATCCGATTGACCCCAGCAGATGCATTCTGGGAAAGAGGAGCTGCAGTTAAttgactgaaacatttcaaCTGCAAACAAGCGATTCATCTTAACATCAATTTAAACCTGAACAGCCAGAATGATGACATGTTTCCCAGAAAAGCCTTAAACGACTTCACACACTGTACAAGattaaatgcataaatgaatatttaaaacaagttaCACATGACTAAAAACTGATGTCTGAAAACCACCCTGTGGTCTACAAATATTCATGAAGGTTAAACTAAAACTATCTCTCCCACAGAGTGCACTAATTCTATGTTACATAACATTTAAAGGCATTAGAAACTAATTTCTACAACCACAAAACCAAAAGTCTATATTATCCAGCAATAATGGCTGGTGCAGAGAGGGGtcacataaaaataattcagaaaTAGAAACAGTGTTTGTAATAATTAAAGTTAAAGACTTTGAAAGTCCTGTTGAATATTTTCTGATGTGATTAGAAACAATAACCATGTAACAGATATCACTTGAAAAGGTGTTTTGATTCTCATAAAATTACTTGGATGCTTAAGTATTTTTAAATGACTCAAgtgcagaaatataaaatagaatTTAAGATTTTGACTCATCTTTAACTGTAAGTCAAGAATGGACTGACTTCCAAAATgtataaagttaaaaaagaaaagagtcacAGGTTAATCTTTCACATTTTAGACAATATTACAGTTTTCTGGTTTCATATTCCAGTTTTAAAGTTGCGTAAAAGTAACAAACATTTGGGCAGCCTGCTTGCTAAGTACTAAGTAACCCTGGGAGATTTATGTTTGttcctgtgaaaaaaaaacattcccgTTCTGTAAGATTCTTAAGCTGTCTTGTATGTACGTCAGTCTGATTTCTGCTGAGATCTATTCATAGATACACCATCCTGTTGTAGAAGCTGCCCACTTTTCAGCTTCTGCTAGTGAGCAACAAATCATGATTTGTCTGATCCCATGAAATGGAGAGGtgttgtttttacattaaatatcCTGCTCCAAAGAAATATTTGCTTGTTTTCTCTTTGCATGTTCACATTACTTGTTTTCTAGCTAAAATCTGGCTTGTGGAGATTTTCATTTGCAAACTTCTGACATCGAATTTTgtggtgaaatgttttattctaaTGATCTGTTTATGTAGGTCATATTTATAGCGTGTGGCTGAAGAGAAAAAGAGTATAATACAAACAAATCCACTCGGTCTGTTAAATCTCTCTGACGGTCTTTTGCAGTCAAACTggtcatttgttttaactgtaaTCATACAAGCAGTTTTCTAAAAACAGCCTTTTAGCTTGACCTTCAGTGTGCTTGTTAACTGCATTTCATAATTACACTGCAAACTGAGAAAACAGCCACTAAGTAAACACTTTCCCTTAAAGCATCCTTATTATCACATCAGTTATTTTAACTGTTATATGGTGGCCAGCTGTTAAAAGAAGCCATGGCTGCTGATGGTAGGGAAAAGGACATAACtttgtagccacagctgccttggagcagactgatggaaacatggctgcaAGTTCGTACCAACAACCTCTCCTCAGTCACATTCATACACATACAGGCTAGGTGAGTACAGTGTCTTGCTCGAGGGCACAATGGGAGAATGACAGACAAGGAGTTTCCAGCCATCAACTTGCTCTACTGGCTGAGTTCCTGTGCCCCAAATCCGATGTAAGAAGTCAATTATAGTGCTTTGAAAAACCGTTAATTACAACATTTCAAGCCTTCATCACATATGGACTTAGAACATTATATTTACAGAGTATATTGTTGTCCATATTTAATTCTCCCATCATACTTCAAGGAAACAAGCTTATGTAAAGGAAACAGTCAGCTATTCCaaatttttacaaataaagtttataattATATGATTTGGCTCTTTATGGTTTCTTTATGAAAATGGTTTCTGCAGaggtgcccaaacttttgcaAACAACTGTACCTTtagaattttatttacattagcATCTGTGATCCTACTACCTTGTATTCTGCCAATCAGAGCAAAGAAactcatattatattatattatattattttattttatattatattatattatattatattatattatattatattattttattttatattatattatattatattatattatattatattatattatattatcaaCTAATTTTTTAAAGTGAGTACAGGATACTGATGGCATATAGGAGATAACTGTCTCAGAGATGATTTACTCTTCttgaactttctttttttttaaacaaaggaaaaaagaaaatcatgtacGTCTCCCAAAAAAGTCAACTTTCCATTCCTTTGAGATCATTGTTATGTTCTTAAATTCTATGTGAATAAAGGTTTAGGACTAACATGGAACTGAGAGACATGCTCTTTTTAAAGCCTTGATTATATTTGTCAAGGCTAAATGAAAACGTCCTCACTTCTTTAATGCTCTTCATCCAGTTCTGGATGTTTTCGAAGGACTTCTCGTCTGTGATGTCATACACCAGAATGATGCCCTGACATATAGAGAAAAGAGACACAACTGAGAAACAATTTAAGCAAAgttacaaagcaaaaacaaagagaagGACGATTTCTATGGAGAGAAAACTGACTCAGTATCATTGTGTGCGTAATATAtggtctgtctatctatctatcactAAACACATTGCAGCTTCTTCGCCATcttctttgttctgtttgtggaCTGCTCAACATTGCTCCAACAGTTTCTGGTGCTACTACTCCATTTGTTCTATCAGGGTATGAATCTGCAACGACCCtaaaaacggaccaaattatgcaatttgtatttgtatttgtataaagCATGAATGGGCCTTTAAACTGATGGGAGTGAATGCAGGTTTGTCCGTGTGCATCAGGTGATTTGTGCACACATATTTAACATGCGTTTGTGtaggagcattttttttttacacaaaactaTAATATTCGTGAGgttgaaggtaaaaaaaatgtgtgtaaaataatgtgtatgcatattttaaatttgtgtatgtgtaaatgtattttgtgtataatttctatatatttgtgtgtgcattgaGGCAGCATTTACATGTACCCAAGTTTACACACAAAATGGTTTATAAACCATATATTACACATACCAGCACCGAAAGTTACACAGAAATCTTACAAATCACatattacacaaacacacacacacacaaacacacaatgatattgagttgattttttttctccataggTATCGGCCTGATTATTCACTGCGCTTGTTCTGTGTACTCACCATGGCTCCCCTGTAGTAGGCTGTTGTAATAGTTTTGAACCTCTCCTGTCCTGCTGTGTCCCTAAACAAAGTACATGCATATTCAAAGTCACAAGCAAGCAATTTCTTTAACGagatgctgaaatgttttagaaTGATGCGTTTAATGTGCATCTGACACTGCTGGAACTGATCTAACAGCACCCTTATGTCTGTTTGCTTGTTATACAAACAAGAGGAGGTGGCAAGTGTTATCTACTTTACCaactcacaaaacaaaacacttccaTGGAAGCATCCAAATGCCATCTTACCAGACTTGGAGTTTCACTTTCTTCCCATCCACCTcaattgtttttactttaaagtcGATGCCTgggagataagaaaaaaaagaggacagcAAAGGGCAAAGAAGGGACAAAACATTAGCTAAATACCTCTGAATGGAAATCAAATCCCTCACAATGCAGAATATATAGGTCAGGTGGAAAATAGTCATTTCCACTTTGAGTGCTCTCCCATTCACAAAGAGGCTAAAAAGACAGACATGCCTGCACAGCTGATTGTCTTTTAGTCATGTCCCCCACCCCACAAAGGATGGACaagctgacagacagacagagaacgAGGGGCTGAGGAAGTCCTGCGCAAAACTCTGCATGCCAGAAAGCCAGCCATTCTTCTGGGAACGTAGAGATGGTAAAAGAGATAGGAATGAGGGTGGGTGGACCTtaagaaagtttttttaaacaaatttattgAGTTAACAAACGCAGTCATATAGTCACATTTTTAACAAGTTGCACTACCTTaactgcttttttgttttttaaatatgactaATTCAATAAGCTTAGCGAGAGGAATGAGATCTGGAGAAGGTTGAGAaagacagcaaataaaaaaatagagggTGGGTGGGGGGTGTATATAAATaaggaagaagagaaagaaaatgagagagTTCAGACCAGTTGAGACATGAAAATGAGTGTGGGAAACCAGTTTGCACAGATTACGGGCatcaaaaaagagaaaggacGGATTTTGAAACGTCAGCAAGCATCTGCCTTGCCATGTCCCAAGTTTTAGAAAGGCCAGGCAAATGCAGAAATGTCGCAGGCTGTAATTCAAACTGCAATAACGTACCGATGGTCGAAATATATGTGGTGTTGAAATTGTCCTCAGCAAAACGTATGATCAGACATGTTTTTCCCACACCGCTGTCCCCGATGAGTAACAGTTTAAATAGGAAATCATACTTTTTCGCCATAGTTGGAGCTGTTCTTAAAGGAAGAAATCAAAAGAGGGTAAATAAGAACTGTCTCTTTAATCCAGGAACTTTCTTATCGACCGAACACTGTAAatcttccctttctcttttATGGTGGCAACGAGTGGATCCCTCTTTTCACTTTTTCACTCCTCACAAACTTGTCACCGGTAAATTCCGATCCTCGTCAGTGCTTCTGTAGTGATTCTGGACTGCgcgaaataaagaaataaactccATCCAAAGTCAAATTGTAAATCCCAAATCAGCCCCTGATGGCCAAATCTGTGATAAAAATAATTCCACTGCCTTTAGTTCGCAAACATACCGGGATGGCTACGTGTTTTCCAGCCAGCAAAAAACTTTCTGTCGGCCTGGCTACGTAGTGTGGGAGTGATTAATGGGAGTGAACCTGCAGCTGTGCGATCTGGACACTAGGTGGCAGCATTTGAACAGAAACTGAACGTTGAATGAACAATTAAAGGGGTAGTTCacccaaaaatgtattttttggaCTGTCAACAACTCGGTATTACTTAgttgtgatgaaaactacatacactgttgataaaattagtattttaaaaatgtattttaaaaaaaacagatttttgggATAAAAAAATGGCACATAACGCCCTCTACAGTGTACCAGATTATGTTTGTCGTGACACAGAGAGGTATCTACGCcacaagaaaattttaaaaaccccacagctccaccctccagatgcaaacagat
Encoded here:
- the rab13 gene encoding ras-related protein Rab-13, whose translation is MAKKYDFLFKLLLIGDSGVGKTCLIIRFAEDNFNTTYISTIGIDFKVKTIEVDGKKVKLQVWDTAGQERFKTITTAYYRGAMGIILVYDITDEKSFENIQNWMKSIKENASAGVNRMLLGNKCDIETKRKVSKETGEKLAKDHGIRFFETSAKSSINVEESFLALARDILYKSSKKPAQTSREVKITSSTEKKTSKCVLL